TCTGCGGCTATGGGCTTAGCCGCCGGAGAAGAAGTGGTTGCCGCTTCAGGTGCAAAACCTAAAACAGAAGAAACAAAGCCTAGCGCCTCAAGCGGCTCCGGTAAGTACGTAATTCAAATTGGCGCATTTGCTTCTGAAGATCGTGCCAAAGGTTGGATTGCAAAACTAAAAGATCAAAAAATTCCGAACTATGTCTTAAACAAGACAGGTGCTGATGGTGGCAAGTTGTATGTCTTGCGAGCAGGCCCGTTTACGGATAAGGATGCTGCAGAGGCTGCAGAGAAGAAAATTAAAGCGATGGGTCTTTCTCCAAGACTCGTCGAATCCGGTAAGCAGTAATGGAATACTTATCCACCCTCAAGCTAACATCGGTGGATTATTTCACCCTAGTTGTGCTCCTGATTTCGGCTTTAGTCGGTATCTCACGTGGATTATTTAAAGAGGTGCTCGCACTGGCTTCTTGGTTTGCTGCAGCTTGGGTTGCTTATCACTACAGCAACTACCTCTCTACCGAATGGTTATCTACATTCCACTTGGATGAATTGCTTAGCCTTGGTCTTAGCTTCTTAATTCTCTTTGTATTAACTCTGATTATTTGTGGCTTGTTTGGTGGAGTGGTGCAAAAAATTATTTTGTCCGCCGGCCTAAGTTTGACGGATCGTTTTTTGGGTCTCGTGTTTGGCGTTATGCGCGGTGGGTTAATTGTGGTGGTGCTTGCAACTCTTGCAGCATTGACGCCTATACCGCAAAGCATGGCTTGGAAAAATGCAATCACCAGACCGGCAATTGATATGGCAACCGGTTTAATTAAAGGTTGGCTGCCAGCTGACTGGGCTAAGCAATTGGGTGAAGCAATGCCCAAAGTAACACCTACCATTACTCCTAAATTAACAATAGGAATCTAGAGATATGTGCGGCGTCGTCGGAACTGTTTCCCACTCACCAGTAAATCAACTTCTCTATGATGCGTTGTTGCTCTTGCAGCACCGCGGTCAGGACGCTGCAGGTATTGCAACCATGAACGGCAATTCGTTCACGATGCATAAAGCCAACGGCTTGGTACGAGATGTCTTTAGAACTCGCAATATGCGCAGCTTGGTTGGCAATGCTGGTATTGGTCAAGTACGTTATCCAACTGCAGGTTCAGCCAGCAGCGAAGAAGAGGCGCAACCATTTTATGTAAGCGCACCGTACGGAATTATCTTGGCACACAACGGCAACCTCACCAACGCACCGAGTTTGCGTGTAGAGATGGCTTATCGTGATCGCCGCCACATCAATACGAGCTCCGATACCGAAGTATTGCTCAACGTATTGGCTGATGAGCTTCAAAAAGAAACGAATAGTGCAGCGCTTGATGAGGGCGCGATGTTTAATGCGGTTACCGGAGTAACGAATCGCGTGAAAGGTTCTTACGCCGTGGTCTCATTGATCGCTGGTTATGGTTTATTGGCCTTCCGTGATCAATACGGTATTCGTCCTTTATGTATTGGACGTATTGATACGCCGCAAGGTCCTGAGTGGATGATTGCATCTGAATCTGTTGCGCTTGAAGGCTTGGGCTTTACATTCGTACGCGACGTTCATCCAGGCGAAGCAATTTATATCGACTTAGATGGTAATTTCTATTCACGTCAGTGTGTGCCGAACGCCGTTCTAACGCCTTGTATCTTTGAGTACGTCTACATGGCTCGTCCAGACTCCACCATTGATGGTGTGACTGTCTATAACGTGCGCATGCGTATGGGTGACTACCTGGCTGAGAAGATTCGCAAAGAGACCAATGTTGACGAGATCGATGTCGTCATGCCGATTCCGGACTCTAGTCGTCCTGCAGCGATGCAGGTAGCTAAGAACCTCGGCGTAGACTATCGCGAAGGATTCTTCAAGAACCGCTACATTGGCCGTACCTTCATCATGCCAGGCCAGGCCGTTCGCAAGAAATCAGTGCGCCAAAAACTCAATGCTATGCGCATTGAGTTCAAAGATAAGACTGTATTAATTGTGGATGACTCCATCGTTCGTGGAACAACATCTTTTGAGATCGTGCAAATGGCACGCGAGTCGGGCGCTAAGAAAGTGATCTTTGCATCCGCTGCACCGCCAGTACGTTTCCCGAATGTGTATGGCATTGATATGCCAACCCGCAGCGAATTGGTTGCCTATGGCCGTACCGATGAAGAGATCAATAAGATGATTGGCGCTGATCAACTCATCTATCAAAGTGTAGAAGATATGAAGCAGGCGGTACGGGATATCAATCCTGATATTAAGAACTTTGAGGCCTCTTGTTTTGATGGTTTCTACATTACTGGCGATATTACCGAGTCCTATCTCGATGCTTTAGAGGCAGCCAGAAATACCTCTGCTGCTAAAGCGGATCGTCAGAAAGACTCTAGCGACTTTGCCCGCTCGCAGCTCCACCTGCATTTGGCTACCGAAGACTAAAAAGCGACAGGAATTTGCCTCACTCGAGGCAAATCCTCAATTCGGTGTCAAAATAGCAGTATGAAGAGCAAAACCACACGCAAAAAACCCGATTTTTCTAAGCTGGCGCTGGAGACCTTGGCTGTCCGCGCGGGCACTCGTCGCACCGCTGAATACCAAGAGCATTCAGAAGCAATGTTCCTAACATCTAGCTTTTGTTTTGATAGTGCAGAGTTGGCTGCAGATGGTTTCGCACACGCAGATCAAGGTTTTATTTATTCTCGTTTCACCAATCCAACCGTTAGCATGTTCCAGGATCGCTTGGCTGCCTTAGAAGGTGGTGAGGCATGTATTGCTACAGCATCAGGCATGTCAGCCATTTTGACAATGGCGATGGCTCATCTACAAGCAGGTGACCATGTTGTTTGTTCGCGCTCCGTATTTGGTGCAACGATTCAGTTGTTTAGCAATATCTTGGGTCGCTTTGGCATTACCACTACCTATGTTGATTTGGCTGATGCCAAATCATGGCAAGCTGCTGTCCAGCCAAATACCAAACTCTTTTATCTAGAGACGCCTTCCAATCCCTTAACTGAAATTGCCGATATCAAAGCAATTTCAAAGATTGCCAAGAAGGCAAAAGCACTGTTTGCAGTAGATAACTGTTTTTGTACGCCGGCCTTACAAAAACCATTGGCGCTTGGCGCTGATGTCGTGATTCATTCTGCCACTAAGTATCTCGATGGCCAGGGTAGGGTAGTGGGCGGTGCAATTGTAGGCAGTAAAGATTTCATCATGGGTAAAGTATTCCCGTACGTGCGTACCGCGGGCCCAACACTCTCAGCGTTTAATGCTTGGGTGTTCTTGAAGGGCTTGGAGACTTTAGAGCTTCGCATGAAGCAACAGAGTCAGAACGCTCTCGCCTTAGCGCAATGGCTTGAGAAGCAGTCAGGAGTGGAGCGTGTTTATCATCCAGGCCTCAAATCTCATCCTCAACATGCGTTGGCAAAACGTCAGCAAAAAGAGGGCGGCGCAATTCTGTCATTCACACTCAAGGGTGGCAAGAAGGCTGCATTCAAATTGATTAATCAAACTAAGCTTTGCTCGATTACTGCAAATTTGGGCGATACCCGCACGACTATTACGCATCCAGCTACAACGACACATTGCCGTGTTAGCCCTGAGGCTCGTAAAGCTGCAGGCATCTCTGATGGCCTGGTACGTATTGCGGTGGGATTAGAAAACATCAACGATTTAAAGAATGACCTCGTTGGTGGACTCAAAAAATAATCAAGTACACCAAGATAAACCTATGGGATTTTCTGATGCTACGCAATTTTGGAATGAACGCTTTGATAAAGAAGAGTTCATTTTCGGCAAAGATCCCAATGAGTATTTGGTTGAAAAAGCGAAGCAATACCTAAAGCCCAAAGATAAGGTTTTATGTATTGCTGACGGCGAGGGTCGCAATGGCGTCTGGCTTGCTAAACAAGGTATGCAAGTAGTTGGCTTTGATGCGTCTGATATTGCTCTGGCCAAGGCAAAGCAGTTTGCCAAAGACAATCAAGTGGAGGTTGAGTATTCATTCTCGGATACTGATAGCTATGCATGGCCCGAGAATACTTATGATGCAGTCATTGGTATCTTTATCCAGTTTGCCGATCCAGCAATGCGCGCCAGAATCTTCCAGCAAGCATATAGGGCGACCAAGCAAGGCGGACTCTTTATTTTGCAGGGCTATACACCTAAGCAGCTGGATTACAAGACTGGTGGACCATCCTTAATAGAGCATCTGTACACAGAAGAGTTGATCAGAGATCTTGCGAAAGAGTTTCAGATCCTGGAGCTCGTTAGCTACGAGAAAGAGCTCTCTGAAGGTCCAAGACATACTGGTATGTCGGCCATTCTAGGTTTGGTTGCGCGCAAATAAATCAATATACTGATACTCTAGTGTTGTGAAGATAATAGAAATTAAAAATGCATGGCAGGGTAATAGCGATTGCAACGCATGCTCCATTCGAAGTTCGGCGCTCTTCGCTGAATTGAATGAGGAGGATTTCTCTAAGATTCATTCGCCCATTGATGATATGAGGTTTGAGTCTAATGCCAGTCTTTATA
The window above is part of the Polynucleobacter sp. AP-Kolm-20A-A1 genome. Proteins encoded here:
- a CDS encoding bifunctional 2-polyprenyl-6-hydroxyphenol methylase/3-demethylubiquinol 3-O-methyltransferase UbiG, with protein sequence MGFSDATQFWNERFDKEEFIFGKDPNEYLVEKAKQYLKPKDKVLCIADGEGRNGVWLAKQGMQVVGFDASDIALAKAKQFAKDNQVEVEYSFSDTDSYAWPENTYDAVIGIFIQFADPAMRARIFQQAYRATKQGGLFILQGYTPKQLDYKTGGPSLIEHLYTEELIRDLAKEFQILELVSYEKELSEGPRHTGMSAILGLVARK
- a CDS encoding CvpA family protein; translation: MEYLSTLKLTSVDYFTLVVLLISALVGISRGLFKEVLALASWFAAAWVAYHYSNYLSTEWLSTFHLDELLSLGLSFLILFVLTLIICGLFGGVVQKIILSAGLSLTDRFLGLVFGVMRGGLIVVVLATLAALTPIPQSMAWKNAITRPAIDMATGLIKGWLPADWAKQLGEAMPKVTPTITPKLTIGI
- the purF gene encoding amidophosphoribosyltransferase; this translates as MCGVVGTVSHSPVNQLLYDALLLLQHRGQDAAGIATMNGNSFTMHKANGLVRDVFRTRNMRSLVGNAGIGQVRYPTAGSASSEEEAQPFYVSAPYGIILAHNGNLTNAPSLRVEMAYRDRRHINTSSDTEVLLNVLADELQKETNSAALDEGAMFNAVTGVTNRVKGSYAVVSLIAGYGLLAFRDQYGIRPLCIGRIDTPQGPEWMIASESVALEGLGFTFVRDVHPGEAIYIDLDGNFYSRQCVPNAVLTPCIFEYVYMARPDSTIDGVTVYNVRMRMGDYLAEKIRKETNVDEIDVVMPIPDSSRPAAMQVAKNLGVDYREGFFKNRYIGRTFIMPGQAVRKKSVRQKLNAMRIEFKDKTVLIVDDSIVRGTTSFEIVQMARESGAKKVIFASAAPPVRFPNVYGIDMPTRSELVAYGRTDEEINKMIGADQLIYQSVEDMKQAVRDINPDIKNFEASCFDGFYITGDITESYLDALEAARNTSAAKADRQKDSSDFARSQLHLHLATED
- a CDS encoding O-succinylhomoserine sulfhydrylase, producing MKSKTTRKKPDFSKLALETLAVRAGTRRTAEYQEHSEAMFLTSSFCFDSAELAADGFAHADQGFIYSRFTNPTVSMFQDRLAALEGGEACIATASGMSAILTMAMAHLQAGDHVVCSRSVFGATIQLFSNILGRFGITTTYVDLADAKSWQAAVQPNTKLFYLETPSNPLTEIADIKAISKIAKKAKALFAVDNCFCTPALQKPLALGADVVIHSATKYLDGQGRVVGGAIVGSKDFIMGKVFPYVRTAGPTLSAFNAWVFLKGLETLELRMKQQSQNALALAQWLEKQSGVERVYHPGLKSHPQHALAKRQQKEGGAILSFTLKGGKKAAFKLINQTKLCSITANLGDTRTTITHPATTTHCRVSPEARKAAGISDGLVRIAVGLENINDLKNDLVGGLKK